Proteins from one Suncus etruscus isolate mSunEtr1 chromosome 3, mSunEtr1.pri.cur, whole genome shotgun sequence genomic window:
- the LOC126004028 gene encoding peroxisomal succinyl-coenzyme A thioesterase-like isoform X13, with amino-acid sequence MEVTVTVEPAGRSLWDEPVRISASGLSPGQRVTLRASLRDKKDALFRAHARYCADAGGRLDLARSPALGGSFAGLEPMGLLWALEPEKPMLRLVKRDVQKPFVVELEVLEGHDPEPGRLLGRTLHERHFLGPGVRRDPVRAGRVRGTLFLPPGPGPFPGIIDIFGFGGGLMEYRASLLASHGFTMLALAYYHFEDLPKSFNSIHLDYFEEALCYMLQLSQVKGPGVGLLGISLGADICLFMASFLKNITATVSINGSGFSGSGPICYKQTCIPSLGLDLRRVKVSYSGLLDIVDVRNDTIGGCENPSMVPMEKAEGPILFIVGEDDHNWRSEFYAQRASERLQAHGKEKPQILSYPGTGHYIEPPYFPLCPASLHKIVNKPVIWGGEPRAHSKAQVDAWHQILAFFCKHLRGIPKTSFSKL; translated from the exons ATGGAGGTGACAGTGACGGTGGAGCCCGCGGGCCGCAGCCTGTGGGATGAGCCGGTGCGCATCTCGGCCTCGGGCCTGTCCCCGGGGCAGCGGGTGACCCTGCGCGCGTCCCTGCGCGACAAGAAGGACGCGCTGTTCCGGGCCCACGCGCGCTACTGCGCCGATGCCGGCGGCCGGCTGGACCTGGCGCGCTCGCCCGCGCTGGGCGGCAGCTTCGCGGGGCTCGAGCCCATGGGGCTGCTCTGGGCGCTGGAGCCCGAAAAGCCCATGCTGCGgctggtgaagagggatgtgCAGAAGCCCTTCGTGGTGGAGCTGGAGGTGCTGGAGGGCCACGATCCCGAGCCCGGGAGGCTGCTAGGCCGGACTTTGCACGAGCGCCACTTTCTGGGACCCGGGGTGCGGCGGGATCCCGTGCGCGCAGGCCGGGTGCGTGGCACGCTGTTCCTGCCTCCAG GCCCTGGACCTTTCCCTGGGATCATTGACATCTTTGGTTTCGGAGGGGGCTTGATGGAGTATCGGGCCAGTCTTCTAGCTTCCCATGGCTTTACCATGTTGGCTCTGGCTTATTATCATTTTGAAGATCTCCCCAAGAGTTTCAATAGCATACATCTGGACTACTTCGAAGAAGCCCTGTGCTACATGCTCCAGCTCTCCCAG GTAAAGGGTCCAGGTGTTGGACTTCTGGGCATTTCTTTAGGAGCTGATATTTGTCTTTTCATGGCCtcatttttgaagaatattaCAGCCACAGTTTCCATCAATGGATCTGGATTCAGTGGAAGTGGACCCATATGCTACAAGCAAACTTGCATCCCATCATTGGGCCTTGACCTGAGGCGAGTCAAGGTATCATACTCAGGCCTGCTGGACATTGTAGATGTACGGAATGATACCATAGGTGGATGTGAGAATCCTTCCATGGTTCCCATGGAGAAGGCCGAGGGGCCCATTCTCTTCATTGTTGGTGAAGATGACCACAACTGGAGGAGTGAGTTCTATGCCCAAAGAGCCTCTGAAAGGTTACAGGcccatggaaaagaaaaacccCAGATTCTTTCTTACCCTGGGACTGGGCATTACATTGAGCCCCCTTATTTTCCCTTGTGCCCAGCTTCCTTGCACAAAATAGTGAACAAACCTGTGATATGGGGTGGGGAGCCCAGGGCTCATTCTAAGGCCCAAGTAGATGCATGGCATCAAATCCTAGCCTTCTTCTGCAAACATCTTAGAGGTATCCCTAAGACATCTTTCTCCAA GTTGTAA
- the LOC126004028 gene encoding peroxisomal succinyl-coenzyme A thioesterase-like isoform X12 codes for MEVTVTVEPAGRSLWDEPVRISASGLSPGQRVTLRASLRDKKDALFRAHARYCADAGGRLDLARSPALGGSFAGLEPMGLLWALEPEKPMLRLVKRDVQKPFVVELEVLEGHDPEPGRLLGRTLHERHFLGPGVRRDPVRAGRVRGTLFLPPGPGPFPGIIDIFGFGGGLMEYRASLLASHGFTMLALAYYHFEDLPKSFNSIHLDYFEEALCYMLQLSQVKGPGVGLLGISLGADICLFMASFLKNITATVSINGSGFSGSGPICYKQTCIPSLGLDLRRVKVSYSGLLDIVDVRNDTIGGCENPSMVPMEKAEGPILFIVGEDDHNWRSEFYAQRASERLQAHGKEKPQILSYPGTGHYIEPPYFPLCPASLHKIVNKPVIWGGEPRAHSKAQVDAWHQILAFFCKHLRGIPKTSFSKL; via the exons ATGGAGGTGACAGTGACGGTGGAGCCCGCGGGCCGCAGCCTGTGGGATGAGCCGGTGCGCATCTCGGCCTCGGGCCTGTCCCCGGGGCAGCGGGTGACCCTGCGCGCGTCCCTGCGCGACAAGAAGGACGCGCTGTTCCGGGCCCACGCGCGCTACTGCGCCGATGCCGGCGGCCGGCTGGACCTGGCGCGCTCGCCCGCGCTGGGCGGCAGCTTCGCGGGGCTCGAGCCCATGGGGCTGCTCTGGGCGCTGGAGCCCGAAAAGCCCATGCTGCGgctggtgaagagggatgtgCAGAAGCCCTTCGTGGTGGAGCTGGAGGTGCTGGAGGGCCACGATCCCGAGCCCGGGAGGCTGCTAGGCCGGACTTTGCACGAGCGCCACTTTCTGGGACCCGGGGTGCGGCGGGATCCCGTGCGCGCAGGCCGGGTGCGTGGCACGCTGTTCCTGCCTCCAG GCCCTGGACCTTTCCCTGGGATCATTGACATCTTTGGTTTCGGAGGGGGCTTGATGGAGTATCGGGCCAGTCTTCTAGCTTCCCATGGCTTTACCATGTTGGCTCTGGCTTATTATCATTTTGAAGATCTCCCCAAGAGTTTCAATAGCATACATCTGGACTACTTCGAAGAAGCCCTGTGCTACATGCTCCAGCTCTCCCAG GTAAAGGGTCCAGGTGTTGGACTTCTGGGCATTTCTTTAGGAGCTGATATTTGTCTTTTCATGGCCtcatttttgaagaatattaCAGCCACAGTTTCCATCAATGGATCTGGATTCAGTGGAAGTGGACCCATATGCTACAAGCAAACTTGCATCCCATCATTGGGCCTTGACCTGAGGCGAGTCAAGGTATCATACTCAGGCCTGCTGGACATTGTAGATGTACGGAATGATACCATAGGTGGATGTGAGAATCCTTCCATGGTTCCCATGGAGAAGGCCGAGGGGCCCATTCTCTTCATTGTTGGTGAAGATGACCACAACTGGAGGAGTGAGTTCTATGCCCAAAGAGCCTCTGAAAGGTTACAGGcccatggaaaagaaaaacccCAGATTCTTTCTTACCCTGGGACTGGGCATTACATTGAGCCCCCTTATTTTCCCTTGTGCCCAGCTTCCTTGCACAAAATAGTGAACAAACCTGTGATATGGGGTGGGGAGCCCAGGGCTCATTCTAAGGCCCAAGTAGATGCATGGCATCAAATCCTAGCCTTCTTCTGCAAACATCTTAGAGGTATCCCTAAGACATCTTTCTCCAA